A region from the Anomaloglossus baeobatrachus isolate aAnoBae1 chromosome 11, aAnoBae1.hap1, whole genome shotgun sequence genome encodes:
- the LOC142255862 gene encoding olfactory receptor 5V1-like produces the protein MKSNHTIVRRFILLGFSGVIENQIFLFPIFLCTYIITVAGNLSIILAYQLTPSLHTPMYFFLANFSLLEIPYVSCTVPKMLSSLWSKCKAISFSGCAIQMYCFLLLGGTECYMLGAMAYDRYNAICHPLLYTVIMSDVVCIQHIVGSYVIGAVNSLIHTTFTFSLPFYGSNEIDHFFCDVPPILELSCQDTWVNELVIYVIGGFLALGSFIVTLISYLEIISKILKLHSTSSKKKTFATCSSHLIVVTIFYGSAIFMYFRPRSSHRIGQNSVVSLMYTVISPLLNPFIYSLRNQEVKSSIKNLFLQKKRL, from the coding sequence ATGAAGAGCAATCACACAATTGTAAGAAGATTTATTCTTTTGGGGTTTTCTGGAGTTATCGAGAATCAAATCTTCCTTTTTCCGATTTTTTTATGTACCTATATCATCACTGTGGCTGGGAACCTATCTATAATCCTTGCATACCAGTTAACTCCAAGCCTTCATACTCCAATGTATTTTTTTCTTGCTAATTTTTCACTCCTGGAAATACCATACGTGTCATGTACTGTCCCTAAGATGTTGTCCAGTCTATGGTCAAAATGTAAAGCCATCTCCTTCTCTGGCTGCGCTATACAAATGTATTGTTTCTTGCTGTTGGGTGGAACAGAATGCTACATGCTCGGAGCCATGGCTTATGACCGCTATAACGCCATATGTCACCCTCTGTTATATACTGTGATTATGAGTGACGTTGTCTGTATCCAGCATATAGTGGGATCATATGTCATTGGAGCCGTGAATTCCCTAATTCACACAACATTCACTTTTTCGTTACCGTTCTATGGATCAAACGAGATAGACCATTTCTTCTGTGATGTGCCACCCATTCTAGAACTCTCCTGCCAGGATACTTGGGTTAATGAACTTGTGATATATGTGATTGGTGGCTTTCTTGCACTTGGTTCCTTCATAGTAACACTGATTTCCTATTTAGAGATCATTTCAAAAATTCTAAAACTTCATTCCACATCCAGTAAGAAAAAAACTTTTGCAACCTGCTCCTCTCACCTAATAGTTGTTACAATTTTTTATGGTTCAgcaatttttatgtattttagacCCAGGTCAAGCCATAGAATTGGTCAAAACAGCGTGGTCTCGTTAATGTATACAGTTATTTCTCCGCTCTTAAACCCTTTTATATACAGTCTACGGAACCAAGAGGTCAAATCAAGTATCAAGAACTTATTTTTACAAAAGAAAAGACTctga